CAGACCGGCCGTGCCGCGCCGAAGCGCTCGCGCAGTTCGGCACCGGCTTCGACTTGGTCGGCCGGAATCGTGAGGTCGAACTTGATGTTGCCCATGACCTCCACACGCGGTGCCCCCAGGCTCTTGAAGCGCATCGCATCATGTTCGGACTGCGCGGCGATCAGGGCGCAGTTCTGCAGCGTCTCGGCGGCAAAGCCGCGCACGCGCGAGTAGCCACGAAACGATCGCGGTGACAGGCGCGCGTTCGCCACCAGCAAGGGTACGTCGCGGTTTCGCGCCGCACGGAACAGGTTGGGCCACAGCTCGGTTTCCATGATCACGATGCGACGTGGTGCGATCCGCCGCATGGCGCGCCGCACCGAGCCCGGCAGATCGTAGGGAAAGTAGCTGTGCCGCACCGCGTCGCCCAGGGATTCGCGCACGCGCGCGCTACCGGTGGGCGTGGTGGTCGTGACCCAGACACGGCCCGGTCCGTACTGATCCACCAGTTCGCGAATCATCGGCATCGCCGCCAGCGACTCACCCACGGACACGGCATGCACCCAGACTTCCGTAGGCTCGGCGGCCGGCACCACCAGACCGAAGCGCTCGCCCCAACGCCACCAGTAGTCGCGCAGCCGCAGTCCACGCACGGCCAGGCGCAGCAAGGCCAGCGGCGTCAACAGATACAGCAGCACGGTATACAGGAGGCGCATCGCGGCGCAGCATGGCGGCCGCACGGCGCTGGTGCAAGCAGCGATAAACTACGCGCCCGTGAACGTCACCACCGCGATCCTCCCCTATGCGCGACGGCAAAATCCTGGTCACCGGCGCCGCCGGATTCATCGGCTATCACTACTGCCGCTCGCTGCTGGCGGACGGCTACGGCGTCGTCGGCATCGACAACTTCAATGGCTACTACGATCCGGCGCTGAAACACGCGCGGCTGGCCCAGCTAGCCGGTAGTCCCGGCTTTGCGTTCCACACCGTGGACCTCGCCGATCGCGAGGCGATGGAAGCCCTGTTCGCGGCCAGCCGTTTCAGCATCGTCGTCCATCTGGCGGCGCAGGCCGGCGTGCGCTATTCGATCAGCAATCCCCACGCCTATGTGCAGAGCAATCTCAACGGTTTCCTGCACATCCTCGAAGGCTGCCGCGCGCAACAAGTGCAGCATCTGGTCTACGCGTCTTCATCCTCCGTCTATGGCGCCAATGAACGTCTGCCGTTCTCGGTGAACGACAACGTGGACCATCCGATCTCGCTGTACGCGGCCACCAAGAAGTCCAACGAGCTGATGGCGCATACCTATGCGCATCTTTATGGCATCCCCACCACCGGTCTGCGCTTCTTCACGGTGTACGGCCCTTGGGGCCGGCCGGACATGGCCTACTTCAAGTTCACCAAGGCGGTGCTCGAAGGACAGCCGATCGAGGTCTACAACCACGGCGACATGCGCCGCGACTTCACCTATATCGACGACATCGTCGACGGCATGCGCGGCATCATGGAACGCATCGCACACGCGAACGACGCCTGGAATCCGGCCGCCCCGGACGCCGGCTCCAGCCGTGCGCCCTACCGGCTCTACAACATCGGCAACCACCGTCCCGAAGCGCTGATGGATTTCATTGCCGTGATCGAGCGCGCCACCGGCTGCAGCGCCAACATGACACTGCTGCCGATGCAGCCCGGCGACGTGCGCCAGACCTATGCCGACATCGACGATCTGCGACGCGACATCGGTTTCGTTCCCAAGACTTCGATCGACGAGGGCATTCCACGTTTCGTGGCGTGGTATCGCGACTACTACGGCGTCTGAGGGGTGTTCAGACCCGACTTCAAGCTCGCGCTGCTGCACCCGCGCTTCTGGCCGACCTGGCTCGGACTGGGCGCGGCGCGTGGACTGAGCCTGCTGCCGATCGACTGGCAGTTGGCGCTGGGCGGCTTCATCGGCCGCAGCCTGGGCCGGGTGATGAAGTCACGGCGCCACATCGTCCGCACCAATCTGCGGCTGTGTTTCCCGACACGCTCGGCCGAAGAGATCGAACAACTCTGCGACGAACACTTCGCCGCGATCGGCGCCGGCGGCTTCGAAGCCTGCATGGCCTGGTGGGTGTCCGACCGGCGGCTGGCGCCGCGCGGCGAGGTGCGAGGCATCGAACATCTACGCGCGGCACAGGCCCGCGGTCAGGGGGTGCTGCTGCTCACCGGGCACTTCACCACACTGGAAATCGCGGCGCGCTACCTGTGCCTCGCCGGCGTGCCGTTTCATGCCATGTATCGTCCGTACAACAACGCGGTGCTGGACTTCTACATGCATCGCTGGCGCGAACAGCGTTCCGGCCTGCCGGCCTTGCCGCGCGACGAGCTACGCACCCTGGTCAAGGCGCTGCGCCGCGGCCAGTCGATCTGGTACGCACCGGACCAGACTCTGGATCGGCGCATCTCGGTGTTCGCGCCGTTCTTCGGCATACCGGCGTCCACGATCACCGCCACCGCGCGGCTGGCGCAGATGGGTCGCGCCGCGGTCGTGCCGTTTTTCTGCGCGCGCGAAAACGGACGCTACATCGTCACGATCCGCCCCGCGCTCGAGGACTTTCCGAGCGACGATGAGCTGGCGGACGCGACCGCCATCAATCGGGTGATCGAAGACGGTATTCGCGACGCCTTGCCCCAGTACTTCTGGATTCATCGCCGCTTCAAGCATCGGCCCGAGGGCGAAGCCAGCCTTTACTGAAAGGCTTTTGAGGTTCGCGCAAAGACGCAAAGGCGCCAAGAAGAAGAGAAAGCAAAACCGTTTTGATTTGAAAGCCGTTCTTCGCGCCTTCGCGTCTTTGCGCGAGCCCGAGGCTTTATATTCCGACCGCCGCGAGCACCGCCCGATACGCCGCCAGCGTGCCCTCGGCCATCGTCGCGATCGAGAACTCGGTATCGGCAAGACGCCGGCCGGCTTGCGCGTAACGCTGGCGCAGCGCTGCATCGTCGAGCAGCAAAGCCAGCGCCGCGCGCAAGGGTTCGACCTCGCCCGGCGGCACCAAAATCCCGTTGACACCGTCATGCACGGCCTCGGGCATGCCGCCGGCACGGCAGGCGATGACCGGCACACCGGCCGCGGCCGCCTGCAGCAGAGTGACGCCCAAGCCTTCCATCAGTGCTGGATGCGCCAACAGGTCGAAGTGGCCCATCCAGCGCGACAGGTCCTTGTGGAAGCCAACGAAGCGAACCACCTCGGCCAATCCCAGTTCACGCGTCGCCGTCTCCAGCGCGTCGCGACGCGGTCCCTGCCCGAAACACAGCACGCGCAGATTCGGATGGCGCGCCAGCAGCGGCGGCAGCGCCTGCAACAGAACGTGATGACCCTTGCGCGTGATCAATTGCGCGACCACGCCGATGGTGAGCACCGCATCGTTCAAATCGAAGCTGCGCAGGAATTCTTCGCGGGGCGCCG
This genomic window from Gammaproteobacteria bacterium contains:
- the lpxL gene encoding LpxL/LpxP family Kdo(2)-lipid IV(A) lauroyl/palmitoleoyl acyltransferase, which translates into the protein MFRPDFKLALLHPRFWPTWLGLGAARGLSLLPIDWQLALGGFIGRSLGRVMKSRRHIVRTNLRLCFPTRSAEEIEQLCDEHFAAIGAGGFEACMAWWVSDRRLAPRGEVRGIEHLRAAQARGQGVLLLTGHFTTLEIAARYLCLAGVPFHAMYRPYNNAVLDFYMHRWREQRSGLPALPRDELRTLVKALRRGQSIWYAPDQTLDRRISVFAPFFGIPASTITATARLAQMGRAAVVPFFCARENGRYIVTIRPALEDFPSDDELADATAINRVIEDGIRDALPQYFWIHRRFKHRPEGEASLY
- a CDS encoding NAD-dependent epimerase; this translates as MRDGKILVTGAAGFIGYHYCRSLLADGYGVVGIDNFNGYYDPALKHARLAQLAGSPGFAFHTVDLADREAMEALFAASRFSIVVHLAAQAGVRYSISNPHAYVQSNLNGFLHILEGCRAQQVQHLVYASSSSVYGANERLPFSVNDNVDHPISLYAATKKSNELMAHTYAHLYGIPTTGLRFFTVYGPWGRPDMAYFKFTKAVLEGQPIEVYNHGDMRRDFTYIDDIVDGMRGIMERIAHANDAWNPAAPDAGSSRAPYRLYNIGNHRPEALMDFIAVIERATGCSANMTLLPMQPGDVRQTYADIDDLRRDIGFVPKTSIDEGIPRFVAWYRDYYGV
- a CDS encoding glycosyltransferase, with product MKLVHLETGRHLYGGAQQVAYLLSALPRDAVDSHLVCVPGAPIGEAVSAMGLPVHETPMGGDLDLPFIGRFRRVLQQVQPDLVHIHSRRGADVLGGLAARRAKVPAILSRRVDNPEPWLSVRFKYPLFDSVLAISDGVRDALRASGVSQAIEVVRSSVDPAPWREPAPREEFLRSFDLNDAVLTIGVVAQLITRKGHHVLLQALPPLLARHPNLRVLCFGQGPRRDALETATRELGLAEVVRFVGFHKDLSRWMGHFDLLAHPALMEGLGVTLLQAAAAGVPVIACRAGGMPEAVHDGVNGILVPPGEVEPLRAALALLLDDAALRQRYAQAGRRLADTEFSIATMAEGTLAAYRAVLAAVGI
- the waaA gene encoding lipid IV(A) 3-deoxy-D-manno-octulosonic acid transferase, which gives rise to MRLLYTVLLYLLTPLALLRLAVRGLRLRDYWWRWGERFGLVVPAAEPTEVWVHAVSVGESLAAMPMIRELVDQYGPGRVWVTTTTPTGSARVRESLGDAVRHSYFPYDLPGSVRRAMRRIAPRRIVIMETELWPNLFRAARNRDVPLLVANARLSPRSFRGYSRVRGFAAETLQNCALIAAQSEHDAMRFKSLGAPRVEVMGNIKFDLTIPADQVEAGAELRERFGAARPVWIAASTHEGEEVAALDAHRELRKHFPDAVLILVPRHPQRFDTVWGLIDRSRLRGARRQWNNADADTEVLLGDSMGEMFTYLAASDVVFVGGSFAAIGGHNILEPAAIGKPVLFGPQMHNFLPSRELLLSLGAAVEVPYAAKLGPELIGLFGDAERRHRMGADGRAAIAANRGALRRLIGLLDGL